One stretch of Halapricum desulfuricans DNA includes these proteins:
- a CDS encoding succinate dehydrogenase/fumarate reductase iron-sulfur subunit, whose translation MSTDTDAETETDVEADAEADVDASTDAEATDIDAPEPDVSVHRTRRLEEKDRRREDRAADERAAAESLAGQETVELKVFRYDPEVEGKEEPRFDTFNVPFHTGMTVLDALIYARDHYDSSLTFRHSCQQAICGSDALFINGSQRLGCKTQLADLDEPIRVEPLPHQEVVKDLVVDMEHFYDQMEAVEPYFDPDDLPEGELEEQRQSRDNREKIKMSTRCIWCGACMSSCNIAAGDNQYLGPAAINKAYRFAMDEREGDDRKQERMEIIEQEHGVWRCQTQFSCTEVCPKDIPLTEHIQELKREAVKSNLKFW comes from the coding sequence ATGAGCACGGACACAGACGCCGAAACGGAGACTGACGTCGAAGCGGACGCGGAAGCTGACGTCGACGCAAGCACGGACGCCGAGGCGACGGATATCGACGCTCCCGAGCCGGACGTGAGCGTCCACCGGACGCGGCGTCTCGAGGAGAAAGACAGGCGACGGGAAGACCGCGCGGCCGACGAACGGGCCGCCGCCGAGTCACTGGCCGGCCAAGAGACGGTCGAGCTGAAGGTCTTCAGGTACGACCCGGAGGTCGAGGGGAAAGAAGAACCGCGGTTCGACACGTTCAACGTGCCCTTCCACACGGGGATGACGGTCCTGGACGCGCTTATCTATGCACGCGACCACTACGATTCCTCGCTGACGTTCCGACACTCCTGCCAGCAGGCGATCTGTGGCTCGGACGCGCTGTTCATCAACGGCTCCCAGCGACTGGGCTGCAAGACCCAGCTCGCGGACCTGGACGAGCCGATCCGGGTCGAGCCGCTCCCCCATCAGGAGGTCGTCAAGGACCTGGTCGTCGACATGGAGCACTTCTACGACCAGATGGAGGCGGTCGAGCCGTACTTCGATCCCGACGACCTGCCCGAGGGCGAACTCGAAGAGCAGCGCCAGAGCCGCGACAACCGCGAGAAGATCAAGATGTCCACGCGATGCATCTGGTGTGGCGCGTGTATGTCCTCGTGTAACATCGCCGCGGGGGACAACCAGTACCTCGGGCCGGCAGCGATCAACAAGGCCTACCGCTTCGCGATGGACGAACGCGAGGGCGACGACCGCAAGCAGGAGCGCATGGAAATCATCGAACAGGAGCACGGCGTCTGGCGGTGTCAGACGCAGTTCTCCTGTACGGAGGTCTGTCCGAAGGACATCCCGCTGACAGAGCACATTCAGGAACTCAAGCGCGAAGCCGTCAAGAGCAACCTCAAATTCTGGTGA
- a CDS encoding RAD55 family ATPase — protein sequence MVGELSTGIPALDRRLDGGLYPGDILALVAPPATQSQALLYQVMNERPTLYVSTLRPEESVQRDFDKHGGIDVSYRIETTGNNLTMEGELIHELTGSRTYTGNSAVKEDPLDDLYDFVESIEGSINLIVDPVNPLERGDSRDAYNETLSFLGTKLAETDSLGILLCHTSESQPPFRDLTLIAADVVWEVDIVSISKDDIEYQLRVPKNRGGTIITEDLSLDIRNRTVTIDDSRTI from the coding sequence ATGGTCGGGGAACTTTCGACGGGGATTCCGGCGCTGGATCGCCGTCTCGACGGTGGGCTCTATCCGGGGGACATCCTCGCGCTCGTCGCGCCGCCAGCAACACAGAGCCAGGCGCTGCTCTATCAGGTCATGAACGAACGGCCGACGCTGTACGTTTCGACGTTGCGACCGGAAGAATCCGTCCAGCGCGACTTCGACAAGCACGGCGGGATCGACGTCTCCTATCGAATCGAGACGACCGGGAACAACCTCACGATGGAAGGCGAGTTGATCCACGAACTGACCGGCAGCCGGACGTATACTGGCAACTCGGCCGTCAAAGAAGACCCGCTCGACGACCTGTACGATTTCGTCGAGTCGATCGAGGGATCGATCAACCTGATCGTCGATCCGGTGAACCCGCTCGAACGCGGTGACTCGCGGGACGCGTACAACGAGACCCTCTCGTTTCTGGGCACGAAACTGGCGGAGACAGACAGTCTGGGAATACTTCTCTGTCACACGAGCGAATCCCAGCCTCCGTTTCGCGATCTGACGCTGATCGCTGCGGACGTCGTCTGGGAAGTCGACATCGTCTCGATCTCGAAAGACGACATCGAGTATCAGCTTCGCGTCCCGAAAAACCGGGGCGGGACGATCATCACCGAGGATCTCTCGCTGGACATCAGAAACCGTACCGTGACGATCGACGACAGCCGGACGATCTGA
- the sdhC gene encoding succinate dehydrogenase, cytochrome b556 subunit, whose amino-acid sequence MSETYNRGTVEDVGRWREFSAGMWAWIFHKFTGWVLVGYLFTHIAVLSTATSGATVYNETLVGLESLLVVRILEVGLLAVAVFHILNGIRLLLVDLGIGLEAQDKSFYVSLILTGAIAVASVPTFLAGAF is encoded by the coding sequence ATGAGTGAGACATACAACCGCGGGACGGTCGAGGACGTCGGCCGCTGGCGGGAGTTCTCGGCCGGGATGTGGGCCTGGATCTTCCACAAGTTCACCGGCTGGGTGCTCGTGGGCTACCTGTTCACCCACATCGCCGTGTTGAGTACGGCGACCTCCGGGGCGACGGTCTACAACGAGACGCTCGTCGGGCTCGAGAGCCTGCTGGTCGTCCGGATCCTGGAAGTGGGACTGCTCGCTGTCGCGGTCTTTCACATCCTCAACGGGATCCGGCTGCTGTTGGTCGACCTCGGGATCGGGCTCGAAGCACAGGACAAGAGCTTCTACGTCTCGCTGATCCTGACCGGAGCGATCGCAGTCGCAAGCGTTCCGACGTTCCTCGCGGGGGCGTTCTGA
- a CDS encoding alpha-amylase family glycosyl hydrolase produces the protein MSPPEPSRGHRPGPPRFIHADELIVDPIFVDSQHGLDRDNLAPSIDGPPERDPDPYDPEAFSWSLIERPDDSDAIVEFAPSPYDDVEQYDHGDHHTAEFRPDVPGTYVFELDAPDGTHCQTVRVFPAAPDDAGGPPRLELDGRYEAETDEFVLVADAELSPTSNAFRDDLTVEWLPEDGTELSLSDVTIESPITESTTPPSADDEVVGQQVRIPADALDGSTRLFAAPYDGHVVGNVDEIVLDPDAGTVELPNRPPEWLDDAVVYEIFTRSFAGEPGETDFEFLAEQVSYLDELGIDVVWLTPIVPAWSAQVDRAPGGPHAYSTEDYFDTADDLGTIEEYERFVETCHDHDIRVCFDLVINHAGWTNPRFQDTIAELGEDIGDEYVLPHVEAWDSDSPYFDWFDRRADGTDTDAPPAATYFFGTRLQPNLNYGNVALREHIMAAAEFWAPKVDAFRCDIAWGVPHSFWKELRRRVRSMDSEFMLLDETIPRMPSFTESEFDAHFDTTGFMDAAHAVARGDRPAADIVRAIEKRFIDGFPTFTRLLNTTENHDERRLYYEAKTEGRRENVPKAQRAAMAAAVTLPGIPFVLYGQERLIGEYGTPRESAFDEEDDRSDDDIRNDPYKRAFMNWDEYPDEHFRFYRDLFDIYHELDVLGPGADLAQAPHSNVDPDDVLVFGRETDEQSVVVVINFGDGPATVDLRNAVDPCNLFTGENCETGSPDHATRVEVETLGVFETPSVLGPSHRP, from the coding sequence ATGTCTCCGCCAGAGCCCTCGCGCGGCCACCGTCCCGGGCCGCCCCGGTTTATCCACGCCGACGAGCTGATCGTCGACCCGATCTTCGTCGACAGTCAGCACGGTCTCGACCGGGACAACCTCGCGCCGTCGATCGACGGACCGCCCGAGCGCGATCCCGACCCGTACGACCCGGAGGCGTTCTCGTGGTCGCTGATCGAGCGGCCGGACGACAGCGACGCGATCGTGGAGTTCGCGCCCAGTCCGTACGACGACGTCGAGCAGTACGATCACGGCGACCACCACACCGCCGAGTTCCGACCGGACGTGCCGGGCACGTACGTCTTCGAACTCGACGCCCCTGACGGCACGCACTGTCAGACCGTCCGCGTCTTTCCGGCCGCACCCGACGACGCCGGCGGACCCCCGCGGCTCGAACTCGACGGCCGCTACGAGGCCGAGACCGACGAGTTCGTCCTCGTCGCCGACGCCGAGCTCTCCCCGACGAGCAACGCCTTTCGCGACGATCTCACCGTCGAGTGGCTCCCCGAAGACGGGACGGAACTCTCGCTTTCGGACGTGACGATCGAGTCGCCGATCACCGAGTCGACGACGCCGCCCTCGGCCGACGACGAGGTCGTCGGCCAGCAGGTCCGGATCCCTGCGGACGCGCTGGACGGGTCGACACGGCTGTTCGCCGCACCCTACGACGGGCACGTCGTGGGCAACGTCGACGAGATCGTGCTCGACCCCGACGCCGGGACCGTCGAGTTGCCCAACCGCCCGCCCGAGTGGCTCGATGACGCCGTCGTCTACGAGATCTTCACGCGCTCGTTCGCGGGCGAACCCGGCGAGACCGATTTCGAGTTCCTCGCCGAGCAGGTATCGTATCTCGACGAACTGGGGATCGACGTGGTCTGGCTGACGCCGATCGTCCCCGCGTGGTCCGCGCAGGTCGACCGCGCGCCGGGCGGCCCACACGCCTACTCGACGGAAGATTACTTCGACACCGCCGACGACCTCGGAACGATCGAGGAGTACGAGCGGTTCGTCGAGACCTGCCACGACCACGATATCAGAGTGTGTTTCGACCTGGTGATCAACCACGCGGGCTGGACGAACCCCCGGTTTCAGGACACGATCGCCGAGCTGGGCGAGGACATCGGCGACGAGTACGTCCTGCCGCACGTCGAGGCGTGGGACAGCGACTCGCCGTACTTCGACTGGTTCGACCGGCGGGCCGACGGCACCGACACCGACGCCCCGCCCGCGGCGACGTACTTCTTCGGGACGCGCCTGCAGCCGAACCTCAACTACGGCAACGTGGCGCTGCGCGAGCACATCATGGCCGCCGCGGAGTTCTGGGCCCCGAAAGTCGACGCCTTCCGGTGTGATATCGCCTGGGGCGTTCCCCACTCCTTCTGGAAGGAGCTGCGTCGTCGCGTCAGATCGATGGACAGCGAGTTCATGTTGCTCGACGAGACGATTCCGCGGATGCCGTCCTTCACCGAATCCGAGTTCGACGCCCACTTCGACACGACGGGGTTCATGGACGCCGCCCACGCCGTCGCGCGAGGCGACCGCCCGGCAGCAGACATCGTCAGAGCGATCGAGAAGCGGTTCATCGACGGCTTCCCGACGTTCACGCGGCTCCTCAACACGACCGAGAACCACGACGAACGACGCCTCTACTACGAGGCGAAGACCGAGGGGCGACGCGAGAATGTCCCGAAGGCCCAGCGGGCGGCGATGGCCGCTGCCGTGACGCTGCCGGGTATCCCGTTCGTCCTCTACGGCCAGGAGCGACTCATCGGCGAGTACGGCACGCCGCGGGAGAGCGCCTTCGACGAGGAGGACGACCGGTCGGACGACGATATCAGGAACGACCCCTACAAGCGGGCGTTCATGAACTGGGACGAGTATCCCGACGAGCATTTCCGGTTCTATCGGGACCTATTTGATATCTATCACGAACTGGACGTCCTCGGGCCGGGCGCCGACCTCGCGCAGGCACCCCACAGCAACGTCGACCCCGACGACGTGCTGGTGTTCGGCCGTGAGACTGACGAGCAGTCGGTCGTGGTCGTAATCAACTTCGGCGACGGACCGGCGACGGTCGATCTGCGCAACGCCGTCGACCCCTGTAACCTCTTCACTGGCGAGAACTGCGAGACCGGTAGCCCGGACCACGCGACCCGCGTCGAAGTCGAGACGCTCGGTGTCTTCGAGACACCCAGTGTCCTCGGACCGAGTCATCGGCCGTAG
- a CDS encoding zinc ribbon domain-containing protein yields the protein MSECPYCGGPIAESDRYCPRCGERQTDRGDREGFLDPVVVQYLDGVRNGARTFDPDSPYHEQFERDVAAAIGDFAHLLDAGADLHDLLAVDRSTRVEPPADPIDADRPTRQLLGLTVLLGLITESFSGVDADELLANYHDLQDDG from the coding sequence ATGTCCGAGTGTCCCTACTGTGGCGGGCCGATCGCCGAGTCAGACCGGTACTGCCCGCGGTGTGGCGAGCGCCAGACCGACCGCGGCGACCGCGAGGGGTTTCTCGATCCGGTCGTCGTCCAGTACCTCGACGGCGTGCGCAACGGCGCGCGCACGTTCGATCCGGACTCGCCGTATCACGAGCAGTTCGAACGGGACGTGGCCGCGGCGATCGGTGACTTCGCACACCTGCTTGACGCCGGAGCCGACCTGCACGACCTGCTCGCGGTCGACCGATCGACTCGGGTCGAGCCGCCGGCCGATCCGATCGACGCCGACCGACCGACACGGCAACTGCTCGGCCTGACCGTCCTGCTGGGGCTGATTACCGAGTCGTTTTCGGGTGTCGACGCCGACGAACTGCTCGCGAACTATCACGACCTCCAGGACGACGGGTAG
- a CDS encoding succinate dehydrogenase hydrophobic membrane anchor subunit: MAEHYSSFDRSGRRWLLQRLTAVFLIGTLAFHFFLLHFVNHASEIRFAGTQARMDEVGYFSMMVLFLVAATFHGVNGVYNALVNMGLDGMQKRVVGGVLALSGVLLIGQGIRVALAMAGVI; the protein is encoded by the coding sequence ATGGCCGAACACTACAGCTCCTTCGACCGGAGCGGTCGACGCTGGCTGCTACAGCGGCTGACGGCCGTCTTCCTGATCGGGACGCTCGCGTTTCACTTCTTCCTGCTGCATTTCGTCAACCACGCCTCCGAGATCCGGTTCGCCGGCACGCAGGCCCGGATGGACGAGGTGGGATATTTCTCGATGATGGTGCTGTTTCTGGTCGCGGCGACGTTCCACGGCGTCAACGGGGTCTACAACGCCCTCGTGAACATGGGACTGGACGGAATGCAAAAGCGCGTCGTCGGGGGCGTACTGGCGCTGTCGGGCGTCCTGCTGATCGGACAGGGGATTCGCGTCGCCCTCGCGATGGCGGGAGTGATCTGA
- a CDS encoding FAD-binding protein: MYEYDVIVVGAGGAGLRAAIAAHEEGADVALVTKLHPVRSHTGAAEGGINAALREGDDWELHAYDTMKGSDYLGDAPAIDTFAQDAPDEVIQLEHWGMPFSREDDGRVSQRPFGGLSFPRTTYAGAETGHHLLHTMYEQVVKRGIDVYDEWYVMNLAVTDHDAPEDRECHGVVAYEIKSGEVAGFRARNGVVLATGGLGQVFEHTTNAVANTGDGAAMAYRAGVPLEDMEMIQFHPTTLPSTGVLISEGVRGEGGILYNDEGERFMFERGYANNEGELASRDVVSRSELTEVQEGRGIEDEYVHLDMRHLGEERIIDRLENILHLAEDFEGVDGLEEPMPVKPGQHYAMGGIETDENGQTCIDGLYAAGENACVSLHGANRLGGNALPELLVFGARAGKHAAGGDMAEARIETGPAARSEAADVDAAVELGATDTSGDAAADGAMTEPETVLETAVERERERVDELLDRDGTNHAEVRADVQETMTEYVNVFREEEGLKQALEELKRAREAYRDVAVADPSRTYNTDLIHTIETRNIIDLAEAITVGALAREEFRGAHWRKAHQQRKDDEWIKHTMLAWNEGSPELYYKPVILEGDEQTYEPKERSY, from the coding sequence ATGTACGAATACGACGTGATCGTGGTCGGTGCCGGCGGTGCCGGTCTCCGTGCGGCCATCGCCGCCCACGAGGAAGGCGCGGACGTCGCACTCGTCACGAAACTCCACCCCGTCCGCAGCCACACCGGCGCGGCGGAAGGCGGCATCAACGCCGCCCTGCGCGAGGGCGACGACTGGGAACTGCACGCCTACGACACGATGAAGGGGTCGGACTATCTGGGCGACGCGCCGGCGATCGACACGTTCGCCCAGGACGCCCCCGACGAGGTGATCCAGCTCGAACACTGGGGGATGCCGTTCTCCCGCGAGGACGACGGTCGGGTCTCACAGCGACCGTTCGGCGGGCTGTCGTTCCCACGGACGACCTACGCCGGCGCGGAGACCGGCCACCACCTGTTGCACACGATGTACGAGCAGGTCGTCAAGCGCGGAATCGACGTCTACGACGAGTGGTACGTGATGAACCTCGCGGTGACAGACCACGACGCGCCCGAAGACCGGGAGTGTCACGGCGTCGTCGCCTACGAGATCAAGTCGGGCGAAGTCGCCGGCTTCCGCGCACGGAACGGCGTCGTGCTGGCGACGGGCGGACTGGGACAGGTGTTCGAGCACACGACCAACGCCGTCGCCAATACGGGCGACGGTGCGGCGATGGCCTACCGTGCCGGCGTCCCGCTGGAAGACATGGAGATGATCCAGTTCCACCCGACGACGCTGCCCTCGACAGGCGTGCTCATCTCCGAGGGGGTTCGCGGCGAGGGCGGGATCCTCTACAACGACGAGGGCGAGCGGTTCATGTTCGAGCGCGGGTACGCCAACAACGAGGGCGAACTCGCCTCGCGTGACGTGGTTTCCCGGTCCGAGCTGACCGAGGTTCAGGAGGGGCGGGGCATCGAAGACGAGTACGTCCACCTGGACATGCGCCATCTCGGCGAGGAACGGATCATCGACCGACTGGAGAACATCCTCCACCTCGCGGAGGACTTCGAGGGCGTGGACGGCCTCGAGGAGCCGATGCCGGTCAAGCCCGGCCAGCACTACGCGATGGGGGGCATCGAAACCGACGAGAACGGCCAGACATGCATCGACGGGCTGTACGCCGCCGGCGAGAACGCCTGCGTCTCCCTGCACGGTGCGAACCGTCTGGGCGGCAACGCGCTCCCCGAACTGCTCGTGTTCGGTGCACGCGCCGGCAAGCACGCCGCGGGCGGCGACATGGCCGAAGCGAGGATCGAGACCGGCCCCGCAGCGAGGAGCGAAGCGGCGGACGTCGATGCTGCGGTCGAGCTCGGTGCGACGGACACGAGCGGAGACGCGGCCGCGGACGGCGCGATGACCGAACCGGAGACTGTCCTCGAGACGGCCGTCGAGCGCGAACGCGAGCGCGTCGACGAACTCCTGGATCGCGACGGGACGAACCACGCGGAGGTCCGGGCGGACGTCCAGGAGACCATGACCGAATACGTCAACGTCTTCCGCGAGGAGGAGGGGCTGAAGCAGGCGCTCGAAGAACTGAAGCGCGCACGCGAGGCCTACCGAGACGTCGCGGTGGCCGACCCCTCCCGGACGTACAACACCGACCTGATCCACACGATCGAGACGCGCAACATCATCGACCTCGCGGAGGCGATCACCGTCGGCGCGCTCGCCCGCGAGGAGTTCCGCGGCGCACACTGGCGGAAAGCCCACCAGCAACGCAAGGACGACGAGTGGATCAAACACACCATGCTCGCCTGGAACGAGGGGTCGCCGGAGCTGTACTACAAGCCGGTCATCCTCGAGGGCGACGAGCAGACATACGAGCCCAAAGAGCGATCCTATTGA
- a CDS encoding TIGR04190 family B12-binding domain/radical SAM domain protein — MGFFTSGHDRGLCESGLTRRLLFSDPDVTFFHPPSIFDFRERPEVLGPISDVIPSSPVFEMYPIGLTSLADRLEGAGYNARIINLAREMLTDPDYDPEADIAACTANIYAIDLHWLPHAHGAIEVARLVKKHHPDAPVIFGGLSSTYYHEELIEYPSVDYVLRGDSTEEPMEQLVDALTGDGDVSDVPNLTYRDGGETTVNPLTYQPDDLDDISVPSYTYAIRSVLKYGSLRKVLPHKGWLDKPITMLLTSRGCRHACSFCGGADSYADVHDRPKPAFRSPERLIEDVRTITAFSEGPIFIVHDLRQGGWDYATEFFELLAEEDIENEFIFELFGPAPAEYFELIDDAVERYSLELSPESHKPEIREKMGKFAVSNEAIEDTLRAALDNGCRNVDVFFMIGLPEQSYEDAVGAVEYAEHLLTDIDDDRVVPFIAPLAPFLDPGSPAFENPEAYGYEPLAETLEEHRQLLLEPSWKRMLSYETTGLSRDDIVEATYEAAERMNRLKYEHGQLDEETLQTILDRLETSRWVVDRVDEIHESIPDGRREAELQAIAEEVPDFGEYSIAGEDELWWKNDGLRGVPRLASVAGKLLVGELRQRL; from the coding sequence ATGGGATTCTTTACGTCCGGTCACGATCGGGGGTTGTGTGAGTCCGGTCTGACCCGCCGTCTCCTATTTTCCGACCCCGACGTCACGTTCTTCCATCCGCCCAGTATCTTCGACTTCCGGGAGCGACCGGAGGTGCTCGGTCCGATCAGCGACGTCATTCCGTCTTCACCGGTTTTCGAGATGTATCCGATCGGGCTGACGAGCCTGGCGGACCGTCTCGAAGGCGCCGGATACAACGCCCGGATCATCAACCTCGCACGCGAGATGCTGACCGATCCGGACTACGATCCGGAGGCGGATATCGCGGCCTGCACGGCGAACATATACGCCATCGACCTGCACTGGCTTCCCCACGCACACGGGGCGATCGAAGTCGCCCGACTCGTCAAGAAACACCACCCCGACGCGCCCGTCATCTTCGGTGGACTGAGCTCGACGTATTACCACGAGGAACTGATCGAGTACCCATCGGTCGATTACGTCCTCCGGGGAGATTCGACGGAAGAACCGATGGAGCAGCTCGTCGACGCGCTGACGGGAGATGGGGACGTCTCGGACGTGCCGAATCTGACCTATCGAGACGGCGGCGAGACGACGGTAAACCCGCTGACCTACCAGCCGGACGATCTCGACGACATCTCGGTGCCGTCGTACACCTACGCTATCAGATCCGTACTCAAGTACGGCAGTCTGCGGAAGGTGCTTCCGCACAAGGGTTGGCTCGACAAGCCGATCACCATGCTGTTGACCTCGCGGGGCTGTCGCCACGCGTGTTCGTTCTGTGGCGGGGCCGACTCCTACGCGGACGTTCACGACCGGCCGAAACCCGCGTTCCGGTCCCCCGAACGGCTCATCGAGGACGTCCGGACGATCACCGCGTTCTCGGAGGGACCGATCTTTATCGTTCACGACCTCCGGCAGGGCGGCTGGGACTACGCCACGGAGTTCTTCGAGCTGCTGGCCGAGGAGGACATCGAAAACGAGTTTATTTTCGAGCTGTTCGGCCCGGCACCAGCCGAGTACTTCGAGCTGATCGACGACGCCGTCGAACGGTATAGCCTCGAACTCAGTCCCGAGTCACACAAACCGGAGATCCGCGAGAAGATGGGCAAGTTCGCCGTCTCGAACGAGGCCATCGAGGACACGCTCCGGGCGGCGCTGGACAACGGCTGTCGGAACGTCGACGTGTTCTTCATGATCGGGCTTCCCGAGCAGAGCTACGAGGACGCCGTCGGTGCGGTCGAGTACGCCGAACATCTCCTGACGGACATCGACGACGATCGCGTCGTCCCCTTCATCGCGCCGCTGGCGCCGTTTCTCGATCCGGGCAGTCCGGCCTTCGAGAACCCCGAAGCGTACGGGTACGAGCCGCTCGCGGAGACGCTCGAAGAGCACAGGCAGCTACTGCTCGAGCCGAGCTGGAAGCGGATGTTGAGTTACGAGACGACCGGGTTATCGCGTGACGATATCGTCGAGGCGACCTACGAGGCGGCAGAGCGGATGAACCGACTGAAGTACGAACACGGACAGCTCGACGAGGAGACGTTGCAGACGATCCTCGACCGTCTCGAGACCTCCCGGTGGGTCGTCGACCGCGTCGACGAGATTCACGAGTCGATACCGGACGGACGGCGTGAAGCCGAGTTGCAGGCAATCGCCGAGGAAGTGCCGGACTTCGGTGAGTACAGCATCGCCGGCGAGGACGAACTCTGGTGGAAGAACGACGGTCTCAGGGGCGTGCCGAGGCTTGCGAGCGTGGCCGGGAAACTCCTCGTGGGCGAACTCAGACAGCGGCTGTGA
- a CDS encoding YkgJ family cysteine cluster protein, with translation MSGEQQRRVTVHGDREVVVEFDPDLTFECVDECTWCCHHGVLLYEQDFFELANHASLSDATVQRKGRDFVKREPKDREEHVDVDGQACYFLREDGLCELHAEHDWKPARCSTFPLEVSVEDGDIHVSVRDKAREHCEGLHVSDRRVIDNLEAFLPEVLWELDDPTTRKEL, from the coding sequence GTGAGCGGCGAGCAACAGCGGCGCGTGACCGTCCACGGCGACAGGGAGGTCGTCGTGGAGTTCGACCCCGATCTCACCTTCGAGTGCGTCGACGAGTGTACCTGGTGCTGTCACCACGGGGTGTTGCTGTACGAGCAGGATTTCTTCGAACTGGCCAACCACGCCAGTCTCAGCGACGCGACCGTCCAGCGCAAGGGACGAGACTTCGTCAAGCGCGAGCCGAAAGACCGCGAGGAACACGTCGACGTCGACGGGCAGGCCTGCTACTTCCTGCGCGAGGACGGCCTCTGTGAACTCCACGCCGAACACGACTGGAAGCCCGCCCGGTGTTCGACGTTCCCGCTTGAGGTCTCCGTCGAGGACGGTGACATCCACGTCTCCGTCAGGGACAAGGCCCGGGAACACTGCGAGGGGTTGCACGTCAGCGACCGACGCGTGATCGACAACCTGGAAGCGTTCCTGCCCGAAGTGCTGTGGGAACTGGACGACCCGACGACGCGAAAGGAGCTGTGA
- a CDS encoding M42 family metallopeptidase: protein MEDHQREFLDSLLETASPSGFETASQRVWVEYVSEFADDVRVDDYGNAVAVHEGGATEVMIAGHSDEIGFMVRDVTDDGYLRLSRIGGSDRTVTRGQHVTVHTDDGPVNGVIGQTAIHLREREDESVDDVAEQYVDIGVADGDAARERVAIGDPITFASGVRSLSGTRLAGRGMDNRVGIWTAAEALRRASDRGADATVYAVSTVQEEVGLRGARMVGFDLDPDVAVAVDVTHATDTPGVPKKQSSAIELGGGPVVARGSANHPKLVEALRSVADADSVPIQLEAAGISTGTDADAFYTQRGGVPSVNLGLPNRYMHTPVEVVDTEDLDAAADLLGAFATSVGEFEPFSVDLAGE from the coding sequence ATGGAAGACCACCAGCGGGAGTTTCTCGACAGCCTGCTCGAGACGGCGTCACCGTCGGGGTTCGAGACGGCGAGCCAGCGCGTCTGGGTCGAGTACGTCTCGGAATTCGCCGACGACGTACGCGTCGACGACTACGGGAACGCCGTGGCGGTCCACGAGGGCGGCGCGACCGAGGTCATGATCGCGGGCCACAGCGACGAGATCGGGTTCATGGTTCGGGACGTCACCGACGACGGCTATCTCAGGTTGAGCCGGATCGGCGGGTCCGACCGGACGGTCACGCGCGGCCAGCACGTCACCGTTCACACTGACGACGGCCCGGTCAACGGCGTCATCGGCCAGACGGCAATCCACCTCCGCGAGCGCGAGGACGAGAGTGTCGATGACGTGGCCGAGCAGTACGTCGACATCGGCGTCGCGGACGGCGACGCGGCCCGCGAGCGAGTCGCGATCGGCGATCCGATCACGTTCGCTTCGGGAGTGCGATCGCTTTCCGGGACCCGGCTGGCCGGCCGGGGGATGGACAACCGTGTCGGGATCTGGACGGCCGCGGAGGCGCTGCGGCGGGCCAGCGACCGCGGCGCGGACGCGACGGTCTATGCCGTCAGCACCGTTCAGGAGGAGGTCGGGCTCAGGGGCGCGAGGATGGTCGGGTTCGATCTCGATCCGGACGTCGCCGTGGCCGTGGACGTCACGCACGCGACCGATACGCCGGGCGTGCCCAAGAAACAGTCCAGCGCGATCGAGCTCGGCGGCGGCCCGGTCGTCGCTCGCGGGAGCGCGAATCACCCGAAACTCGTCGAGGCACTTCGGTCCGTGGCCGACGCCGACAGCGTACCGATCCAGCTCGAGGCGGCCGGGATCAGCACTGGAACCGACGCCGACGCGTTCTACACCCAGCGCGGCGGCGTCCCGTCCGTGAATCTCGGGCTGCCGAACCGGTATATGCACACACCCGTCGAAGTCGTCGACACCGAGGACCTGGACGCGGCCGCTGACCTGCTTGGCGCGTTTGCCACGTCCGTCGGCGAGTTCGAGCCGTTCTCCGTCGACCTCGCCGGGGAGTGA